The following proteins are encoded in a genomic region of Periophthalmus magnuspinnatus isolate fPerMag1 chromosome 23, fPerMag1.2.pri, whole genome shotgun sequence:
- the henmt1 gene encoding small RNA 2'-O-methyltransferase: MEPFFNPPLHKQRHQFVIDFIKKYKTKKVMDLGCSECTLLKRLKFHREIEHLVGVDINGAKVKKKMHALAPLSTDYLQPGFEQLCVELYQGSVTEPDARLRGFHLAVSIELIEHLLLPDVERFSEVLFGYMAPVHVIISTPNSEFNPLFPGLTGFRHPDHKFEWTRAQFQSWAQRVCVDFEYEVEITGVGLPPGGGLKQFGFCSQIAVFHRLKGGFNISPDERSQGETSYTLLHRIIYPSLKDNNVLRRVLLSEVLFWAEELKRRSREREEKEEKKEKEETWTKSTGACGEERPPEDPRRSAGDGESNGNCAPQRGCVAVPLSLLWASSPRVVALSGSLSNLRLFLMDEPMVKLSQDKSALLLQTDEEVYEGDLEDCGYTEIEQNQSVSPKTLENWEED, from the exons ATGGAGCCGTTTTTCAACCCACCGCTTCACAAACAAAGACACCAGTTTGTCATCGACTTTATTAAgaaatacaaaactaaaaaa gtGATGGATCTGGGTTGTAGTGAATGCACTCTCCTGAAACGGCTTAAATTTCACCGTGAAATTGAACATTTGGTGGGAGTCGACATCAATGGAgcaaaagtcaagaaaaaaat GCACGCTCTGGCCCCTCTGTCCACAGACTATCTACAGCCTGGCTTTGAGCAGCTGTGTGTTGAGCTGTACCAAGGGTCTGTGACCGAACCAGACGCCCGCCTCCGAGGGTTCCACCTGGCCGTCAGTATAGAGCT TATCGAGCACCTGCTTCTACCCGATGTAGAACGCTTCTCAGAGGTCCTGTTTGGATACATGGCCCCTGTACACGTCATCATCAGCACCCCAAACTCTGAGTTCAACCCTCTGTTCCCTGGGCTCACTGGCTTCAGGCACCCAGACCACAAGTTCGAGTGGACCAGGGCGCAGTTCCAGTCCTG GGCTCAGAGGGTGTGTGTGGACTTTGAATATGAGGTGGAGATCACTGGAGTGggactgccccctggtggaggaCTGAAGCAGTTTGGATTCTGCTCTCAGATCGCAGTGTTTCACCGACTCAAAGGAGGATTCAACATATCGCCCGACGAGAGGAGCCAAGGGGAAACCTCGTATACACTG TTGCACAGGATAATCTACCCCAGTTTGAAGGACAACAATGTGCTGCGGAGAGTGCTGCTCAGTGAGGTGCTGTTCTGGGCCGAAGAACTGAAGAGGAGGtcgagggagagggaagagaaggaagagaagaaagaaaaggaggagacatGGACCAAAAGCACAGGAG CGTGTGGAGAAGAGCGACCTCCTGAGGACCCACGGAGAAGTGCAGGTGATGGAGAGTCAAATGGCAACTGTGCTCCTCAAAG AGGGTGTGTGGCAGTGCCCCTCTCATTGCTCTGGGCCTCCTCTCCTCGGGTTGTAGCTCTCAGTGGGAGCTTATCAAACCTCCGCCTTTTCTTGATGGACGAACCAATGGTCAAATTGAGCCAGGACAagtctgctctcctcctccaaaCAG ATGAAGAGGTATATGAGGGAGATCTGGAGGACTGTGGCTACACAgaaatagaacaaaaccaaagtgTGAGCCCCAAAACTCTGGAAAACTGGGAGGAAGACTGA